The Streptosporangiales bacterium nucleotide sequence ATGGCGTTCGTCGCGACCGTGGTGCCGTGCAACACCTGGTCGACGGCGGAGAGGGCGACGTCCGCGTCACGACAGACCTTGCGCACACCGGTGAGGACACCGAACGACTGGTCCTGTGGCGTGGACGCGGTCTTCGCGCGGTACGCGGTACCCGTCTGCTCGTCGACCAACAGCACGTCGGTGAACGTGCCGCCGACGTCGACGCCGAGGCGAAATCCCATGCTACCTCCTCGTGGCAATGGCTAGATGACGCCGCGCCGCGACAGCGCGGCCAGGTCGTCGGCCTCGATCCCCAGCAGGTCGCCGAAGACGTCGGCGTTGTGCTCGCCGAGAGCCGGACCGGTGTGTCGCACCCTGCCTGGCGTCTCGCTGAGCTTCGGGAACGCGTTGTGCATCGGCACCTCACCGATGTCGGGGTGCACCAGCCGGACGATCGCCTCGCGCGCCGCGAAGTGCGGGTCGGCGAACATGTCCTTCGCCGTGTAGATCCGGCCGGCGGGCACGCCGCCCTCGTGCAACATGGCCAGCAGCTCGTCCGTGCCGAGCCACGCGGACCACTCGGCGATCAGGTCGTCGACCTCCGCCATGTTGCGACCGCGCGCCTCGTGCGTGGCGTACCGCTCGTCGCCGGCCAACTCCTGACGTCCCATCACGGACACCAGTCGGCCGAAAACGGTGTCCTGGTTGGCCGCGATGAGGACCATCTCGCCCGACTTCGTTGGGTACAGGTTGCTCGGCGAGACGTTCGGCAGCACCGAGCCCGTCCGCTCACGCTGGAAGCCGCCGACAGCCCACTCCGGCAGCAGCGACTCCATCATCGCGAGCACCGCCTCGTAGATGGCCGAGTCGACGAGCTGGCCCCGTCCGGTGCGCTGCCTGTTGTGCAGCGCCACGAGCGTGCCGATCGTGGCAAACACGGCGGCGAGCGAGTCGCCGAGGGAGATGCCGG carries:
- a CDS encoding CoA transferase; this translates as MTDDTTGAGPLSDLRVVEMGQLLAGPFCGQLLGDFGAEVIKIEPPGVGDPMRQWGREKPHGRSLWWPVVARNKKSVTCNLRTEEGQLLVRQLVERADVVVENFRPGTLERWGLGFDRLRATNLGLILTRVTGFGQTGPYAPRAGFGSIGEAMGGIRYVTGDSDRPPSRTGISLGDSLAAVFATIGTLVALHNRQRTGRGQLVDSAIYEAVLAMMESLLPEWAVGGFQRERTGSVLPNVSPSNLYPTKSGEMVLIAANQDTVFGRLVSVMGRQELAGDERYATHEARGRNMAEVDDLIAEWSAWLGTDELLAMLHEGGVPAGRIYTAKDMFADPHFAAREAIVRLVHPDIGEVPMHNAFPKLSETPGRVRHTGPALGEHNADVFGDLLGIEADDLAALSRRGVI